A stretch of Macadamia integrifolia cultivar HAES 741 chromosome 7, SCU_Mint_v3, whole genome shotgun sequence DNA encodes these proteins:
- the LOC122083593 gene encoding beta-fructofuranosidase, cell wall isozyme-like, with protein sequence MPFTVVWFVGLCSLFLGYGVHVEASHRGFSHLQSQEQNTTATYQPYRTGYHFQPAKNWINDPNGPMIYKGIYHLFYQYNPYGAVWGNIVWAHATSTDLVNWVHHEFAIKPSIESDINGCWSGSATILHGGKPAILYTGIDPQNRQVQNLAFPKNLSDQFLREWIKSPQNPVMTPIDGINASSFRDPTTAWKGPDGRWRVIIGSKIDRLGKAILYRSKNFTHWVRAHHPLHSSNNTGMWECPDFFPVSVNSTVGLDTSVNGPSVKHVLKVSLDDNKHDCYTIGAYDLKKDKYVPDNGSIDNSSGLRYDYGKFYASKTFFDSSKNRRILLGWINESDSEQDDIKKGWSGIHAIPRNIWLDKTGKQLVQWPIEEIETLRGKPVDWFSTEKKAGSEFEVLAADASQILEVLDITAAQVDVEVLFDLPTLEKAENLDPSWNDPLLLCSEKGASVRGSLGPFGLLALATEGLEEQTAIFFRIFKGQDRYVVLMCSDQSRSSLRQDLDKTTYGAFLDVDPLHEGLSLRSLIDHSIVESFGGNGKACIIARVYPKLAINDNAHLYVFNNGTENVRLSKLKAWSMKKAHIIY encoded by the exons ATGCCCTTCACTGTTGTCTGGTTTGTTGGGTtatgttctctttttcttggctATGGAGTCCATGTTGAAGCCTCTCACCGGGGTTTCTCACACCTTCAATCTCAGGAACAGAACACTACAGCGACTTATCAGCCTTACAGAACCGGCTACCACTTCCAAccggctaaaaactggatcaaCG ATCCTAATG GACCCATGATTTATAAGGGAATTTATCATCTCTTCTACCAGTACAATCCATATGGTGCAGTCTGGGGTAACATTGTCTGGGCACACGCCACTTCCACTGATCTTGTCAATTGGGTTCACCATGAATTTGCAATCAAACCATCCATAGAATCTGATATTAATGGCTGTTGGTCTGGTTCGGCTACAATCCTCCATGGGGGAAAACCAGCCATTCTTTATACTGGTATAGACCCACAAAACCGCCAAGTCCAAAATTTAGCATTTCCCAAGAACCTCTCTGATCAGTTCCTGAGAGAATGGATTAAATCACCTCAAAATCCTGTCATGACTCCCATTGATGGGATCAATGCAAGTTCATTCAGGGATCCCACCACCGCTTGGAAAGGTCCCGATGGGCGATGGAGGGTGATCATAGGAAGCAAAATCGATCGACTAGGGAAGGCAATTCTTTATAGGAGTAAGAATTTCACTCACTGGGTCAGAGCCCACCACCCACTCCATTCATCCAATAACACAGGAATGTGGGAATGCCCTGATTTCTTCCCCGTCTCTGTGAACAGCACAGTTGGTCTTGACACTTCTGTGAATGGTCCAAGTGTAAAGCATGTGCTTAAGGTGAGCTTGGATGATAACAAACATGACTGCTACACAATTGGTGCTTATGATCTGAAAAAGGATAAGTATGTTCCGGACAATGGTTCCATCGACAATAGCTCAGGCTTGAGATATGATTATGGAAAATTTTATGCTTCGAAGACATTCTTTGACAGCTCTAAGAACCGAAGGATACTATTGGGTTGGATTAATGAATCTGATAGCGAACAAGATGATATCAAGAAAGGATGGTCAGGAATTCAT GCAATTCCAAGAAATATTTGGCTCGACAAAACTGGGAAGCAACTGGTGCAATGGCCAATTGAAGAAATAGAGACGTTACGGGGAAAGCCAGTTGACTGGTTTAGTACAGAGAAGAAGGCAGGATCAGAATTTGAAGTTTTAGCTGCTGATGCGTCGCAGATACTAGAAGTTTTGGACATCACTGCTGCACAG GTCGATGTGGAGGTTTTGTTTGACTTGCCAACATTGGAGAAGGCTGAAAACTTGGACCCAAGTTGGAATGATCCACTACTGCTTTGTAGTGAAAAAGGGGCTTCGGTAAGAGGAAGCTTAGGACCATTTGGGTTGCTAGCTTTGGCTACCGAAGGCTTGGAAGAACAAACAGCCATATTTTTCAGGATATTCAAAGGTCAGGATAGATATGTGGTGCTCATGTGCAGTGACCAAAGCAG ATCTTCTTTGAGGCAAGACCTGGACAAAACCACCTATGGAGCTTTTCTGGATGTGGATCCCCTTCATGAAGGACTGTCACTAAGGAGCTTG ATAGATCACTCCATTGTTGAGAGTTTTGGTGGCAATGGCAAAGCTTGTATCATAGCTAGGGTTTATCCCAAACTAGCTATAAATGACAATGCACACTTGTATGTGTTTAATAATGGAACCGAAAATGTAAGACTCTCAAAACTGAAAGCCTGGAGTATGAAGAAAGCTCATATCATCTATTGA